In Melanotaenia boesemani isolate fMelBoe1 chromosome 7, fMelBoe1.pri, whole genome shotgun sequence, a single window of DNA contains:
- the dnajc4 gene encoding dnaJ homolog subfamily C member 4 isoform X1 has protein sequence MMQLEAQLRLCHSCFWCYRSGQRMLSQNYAHRKAVNYYDLLGVKSDASMDEIKNAFFDKSKKLHPDSDPSNPALHNQFVELNKAYRVLSKELSRKEYDFKIQNPYSGSQAFRSTSSHATYESTSAQDNMRYWEQFRHYQSPEMTAERKQERRNRNFRLVAYCVIAMMLSIGAHLIFFKKLEEVHNNFMDEKDRVITEIYNEAKEKARVNGFKKQSEILRQKHAEFQEKFKLHNGGEDK, from the exons ATGATGCAGCTGGAGGCTCAGCTGCGTCTGTGTCACAGTTGTTTTTGGTGCTACAGGAGTGGTCAGCGGATGCTGTCCCAGAACTATGCACACAG AAAAGCTGTGAACTACTACGACCTACTGGGAGTCAAGTCAGATGCCAGTATGGACGAAATAAAAAATGCCTTTTTTGACAAATCCAAGAAG CTGCACCCTGACAGTGACCCATCAAACCCAGCACTGCACAACCAGTTTGTGGAGCTGAATAAAGCCTACAGAGTGCTGAGCAAAGAGTTGAGCAGGAAGGAGTATGACTTTAAAATCCAAAACCCATACAGTGGAAGCCAGGCCTTCAGATCTACCTCTAGTCACGCCACTTATGAAAG CACCAGTGCCCAGGACAACATGCGTTACTGGGAGCAGTTTCGTCACTATCAGTCTCCAGAGATGACAGCCGAGAGGAAGCAGGAGAGGAGAAATAGGAACTTTCGGCTGGTGGCCTACTGTGTCATCGCTATGATGCTCAGCATTGGAGCCCACTTGATCTTCTTCAA GAAACTGGAAGAAGTTCACAATAACTTCATGGATGAGAAGGACAGGGTCATCACAGAGATCTACAACGAAGCCAAAGAGAAAGCCAG GGTCAATGGTTTTAAGAAACAATCTGAAATCCTGCGACAGAAGCATGCAGAGTTTCAAGAGAAATTTAAACTACACAATGGTGGAGAGGACAAGTAG
- the dnajc4 gene encoding dnaJ homolog subfamily C member 4 isoform X2, whose amino-acid sequence MHTGRNASFILSYLLYHHRKAVNYYDLLGVKSDASMDEIKNAFFDKSKKLHPDSDPSNPALHNQFVELNKAYRVLSKELSRKEYDFKIQNPYSGSQAFRSTSSHATYESTSAQDNMRYWEQFRHYQSPEMTAERKQERRNRNFRLVAYCVIAMMLSIGAHLIFFKKLEEVHNNFMDEKDRVITEIYNEAKEKARVNGFKKQSEILRQKHAEFQEKFKLHNGGEDK is encoded by the exons ATGCACACAG GTCGAAATGCCAGCTTCATTTTGAGTTATTTGCTTTATCACCACAGAAAAGCTGTGAACTACTACGACCTACTGGGAGTCAAGTCAGATGCCAGTATGGACGAAATAAAAAATGCCTTTTTTGACAAATCCAAGAAG CTGCACCCTGACAGTGACCCATCAAACCCAGCACTGCACAACCAGTTTGTGGAGCTGAATAAAGCCTACAGAGTGCTGAGCAAAGAGTTGAGCAGGAAGGAGTATGACTTTAAAATCCAAAACCCATACAGTGGAAGCCAGGCCTTCAGATCTACCTCTAGTCACGCCACTTATGAAAG CACCAGTGCCCAGGACAACATGCGTTACTGGGAGCAGTTTCGTCACTATCAGTCTCCAGAGATGACAGCCGAGAGGAAGCAGGAGAGGAGAAATAGGAACTTTCGGCTGGTGGCCTACTGTGTCATCGCTATGATGCTCAGCATTGGAGCCCACTTGATCTTCTTCAA GAAACTGGAAGAAGTTCACAATAACTTCATGGATGAGAAGGACAGGGTCATCACAGAGATCTACAACGAAGCCAAAGAGAAAGCCAG GGTCAATGGTTTTAAGAAACAATCTGAAATCCTGCGACAGAAGCATGCAGAGTTTCAAGAGAAATTTAAACTACACAATGGTGGAGAGGACAAGTAG